The Gossypium arboreum isolate Shixiya-1 chromosome 4, ASM2569848v2, whole genome shotgun sequence DNA segment AAATATGTACCTTGAATGCCATTCTATCTGTGCAATGTTTACATCGATGTGATAGGATTTAAGTTATCTGGAACTGTTGCTGACAATTTCGAGTCTGACTGGCTGTTCAACCTTTCAATTGTAAACTTCATCGATTCGGACCTTGTCTGAGTAATGTTACTATTGTAATGGAAACAAGTTACAGCTAAATGTAGTTTCTGCATTTTGAGCTAATGACTGTTCATTGTTGTAATGCAGGCTTCATCTAAAGGGTACTTTTATAGTTGTGTTAGATCCTGGATTGAGGTTGTCCCAAAAAATGGAAATTTTTTGATGCTTTATGTATCTTTTAGGTTTAAGCCATTTAGACTTCATCTCTGCAATAAATTTTTCACAATAAAAAATGGAACTTGTTTGTGATTTATTTATACTAGAAATCCTATCACACGTTTATACATGTAAAAACTTTGAATTTAGAATATTAAGGTGTATTTAAAACTTTGAATTTAGAATATTAAGGTGTATTTAAAAATCAGATGTAATAAATAATGAAAGGTgtgatttaatattaattaataataacactttaaatatgtaaaattttaaaataaaatttaaattaaattgtgagaaaaattaaatttaaacacataaatacttcaagttaagaatattaaatgaaaACAATTATTTATTATGGTATTGTTATCAATATTAAGTCAATATCGAGTTAATTTTGACGGAAGTAATAAAACTTTAATTGAGTGGTAAATTTAAGGTCTTACTAATACAATTTACATGTGTCAAAATTCTatcatatgcatatttttatattttttaaataaaaagactaaagtattctcaaataatataacttatcttaaatatgaaaatatattttgtaatttcctCAATTGAGTTGGTGCTCAGTTGACTCGTGATATTAACTCAGTCAAGTTTAATAATAACATAGATAAGGTAGTCTAGTATAATTTGATGTGAAAAACCTTTAAATTAGAATGTAAAAATCATAATGTGTGAGTCTATCTAATTTTTAATCAGATTATGATTTGTGAGAAGTAAGCATGAGTAATACATTCAAATCCAAATTTTCAAACATTACCCAAACAATTGCTTCAACTTGATCCAAATATccaaataatttaattcaaaataaattttgtttatttatctattagTAAGTGGCCTTTTAtcttaattattttttcttttcattttaaatcacttaactgtaaaaattataaaaatattcataCAATTATTGATAAATTTCTTTTTATCTACCAATTATACAAAGTTACAAACTAACTacttaattattcaattattatttttaatcaatttttcaTCTACTGCAATTTACTCTTTAAGATTCTGTCGTTTCCTCTCAAAACCCGGGCAAAATTGGTAGAAGAATTAACCGTTGAAATTGCCCAATTGATTGGTCCACACCTAGGGTCAAATAACCACATGAATCCATTATACCTGTTGAGCATTCACAAGTTCCCTTAACAATTTACTTTCAAATACacccaacaaaaatatcaagTTTCAACCCAAACacaaataaaacataaaacagcATAACATACAGTAAACCATTTCAAGTCTTTAACAAGCTTCAAAGAATAGAAGCTTGCATAACACGGAAGCAACAGGTAATAAAAGACATCGTAAGCACACTCAATCACACGTACTTCTTAGTACTCATCATCTTCACCCTCATCACCCTCAGCTGACTCAGCACCAACTTCTTCATAATCCTTCTCCAATGCAGCAAGATCCTCACGAGCTTCTGAGAATTCTCCTTCTTCCATACCCTCACCAACATACCAGTGAACGAAGGCACGTTTGGCGTACATAAGATCAAACTTATGGTCAATGCGAGAGAAGACTTCAGCAACACTGGTGGAGTTAGAAATCATGCAAACAGCTCTCTGGACCTTGGCGAGATCACCACCAGGGACAACAGTGGGTGGTTGGTAGTTGATACCGCACTTGAATCCAGTAGGACACCAATCGACAAACTGAATGGTGCGCTTGGTCTTAATGGTGGCGACTGCAGCATTGACGTCCTTGGGAACAACATCACCACGGTACATCAAACAGCAAGCCATGTACTTTCCATGGCGTGGATCGCACTTAGCCATCATAGATGAGGGCTCAAAGGCACTATTGGTGATTTCAGCAACTGAGAGCTGCTCGTGGTAAGCCTTCTCAGCAGAGATGACTGGGGCATACGAGGAAAGCATGAAGTGGATTCTTGGGTAGGGAACCAAGTTGGTTTGGAATTCAGTCACATCGACATTCAAGGCACCATCAAACCTCAGTGAGGCAGTCAAGGAGGAAATGACCTGGGAGACAAGACGGTTAAGATTGGTGTAGGTGGGCCGCTCAATGTCAAGAGAACGCCTGCAAATGTCGTAGATAGCTTCATTGTCAAGGAGAACAGCCACATCAGTGTGCTCCAAAAGGGAGTGAGTTGAGAGAACACTGTTGTAAGGCTCAACAACAGAAGTGGAGACCTGAGGAGATGGGTAGACAGTGAAACCCAACTTGGATTTCTTGCCATAATCGACAGATAAACGCTCCAAAAGGAGAGAACCAAGACCTGATCCGGTACCTCCACCAACAGCGTTGAAAACAAGGAATCCTTGAAGACCAGTGCAGTTATCAGCAAGTTTCCTGATGCGGTCCAAACAGAGGTCGACAATCTCCTTGCCAATGGTGTAGTGACCACGGGCAAAGTTGTTAGCTGCGTCTTCCTTGCCGCTGATGAGTTGTTCTGGGTGGAAGAGCTGGCGGTAAGCACCGGTTCTCACTTCATCAATAACAGTGGGTTCAAGATCCACGAAGACAGCACGAGGGACGTGCTTCCCAGCACCAGTTTCACTGAAAAAGGTGTTAAAAGCATCATCACCTCCTCCGACAGTTTTGTCACTTGGCATCTGACCATCAGGCTGTTAACAGAAACAAAACCGTTCATAAGAAACTCAGCTTTCAAAGCCTAACAGCAATAAACAGATACATCCCTCATGGATTTAAAGCTAAAAAACAGAATACCAATTAAACCTGATGGGAAAAACCGACAAATTTAAAAACACAAACAAAGATTAACCGGATCCGGAGCAAGAAAAACCGACACCTTAAAGATTCAAACAAAGATTAACCAGATCTGATTAAACACGAACAACAGAGACCTAAAAACCTCAGATCTAGCTTTAAAACTTAACAAATCCAATAAAACCATATAAACGCATAGATAAAAACAAATACATCATTAGATTCAGAGGTAAAATACAGATCTGAACATAACTAAGCTACAAACGCTGAGACGAAGAAGCATAA contains these protein-coding regions:
- the LOC108460255 gene encoding tubulin alpha-2 chain; protein product: MRECISIHIGQAGIQVGNACWELYCLEHGIQPDGQMPSDKTVGGGDDAFNTFFSETGAGKHVPRAVFVDLEPTVIDEVRTGAYRQLFHPEQLISGKEDAANNFARGHYTIGKEIVDLCLDRIRKLADNCTGLQGFLVFNAVGGGTGSGLGSLLLERLSVDYGKKSKLGFTVYPSPQVSTSVVEPYNSVLSTHSLLEHTDVAVLLDNEAIYDICRRSLDIERPTYTNLNRLVSQVISSLTASLRFDGALNVDVTEFQTNLVPYPRIHFMLSSYAPVISAEKAYHEQLSVAEITNSAFEPSSMMAKCDPRHGKYMACCLMYRGDVVPKDVNAAVATIKTKRTIQFVDWCPTGFKCGINYQPPTVVPGGDLAKVQRAVCMISNSTSVAEVFSRIDHKFDLMYAKRAFVHWYVGEGMEEGEFSEAREDLAALEKDYEEVGAESAEGDEGEDDEY